In Flavobacterium sp. N1736, the following are encoded in one genomic region:
- a CDS encoding flotillin family protein has protein sequence MNPIILIAVAAIVLFVTISALISRYKRCPSDKILVIYGRTGGTSAKCVHGGGAFIWPVIQDYAFLDLKPLSIEANLTNALSRQNIRVDVPCRFTIAISTESDSMNTAAERLLGLSSEQIQELAKDILFGQLRLVIATMTIEEINSDRDKFLDNISKNVDSELKKIGLKLINVNVTDIKDESGYIEALGKEAAAKAINEAKISVAQQEKIGETGKALADREKDTQIAETHRDRDVKIAITQKDREISIATASKDETIGKAEAERDTRVKTSEANAIAIQGENESKIAIANSEALRREKEAESMRIAITAEKVQQARALEESYVAEQKAELARSERERSTQIANIVVPAEIAKQRAIIEAQAAAETIRENAKGEADAIFAKMEAEAKGLFEILTKQAEGYKEVVAAAGGDPTKAFQLLLLEKLPELVRTQVEAVKNIKIDKITVWDSGNGQGENGNSSTANFVSGMMKTVPPLNDLFNMAGLNLPTYLKGEDIPKVLPIIEEPQKEE, from the coding sequence ATGAATCCAATAATTTTGATTGCCGTTGCTGCAATCGTTTTATTTGTAACAATTTCGGCACTAATATCAAGATATAAGCGTTGTCCTTCTGATAAAATTTTAGTCATTTATGGTCGTACCGGTGGTACATCGGCAAAATGTGTACACGGAGGTGGCGCTTTTATCTGGCCTGTTATTCAGGATTATGCTTTTTTAGACTTAAAGCCGCTTTCTATCGAAGCTAATTTAACAAATGCCCTAAGTAGACAAAATATTAGAGTTGATGTCCCATGTAGATTTACAATCGCTATTTCTACAGAATCTGACAGTATGAATACTGCAGCTGAAAGACTTTTAGGATTATCATCCGAACAAATTCAGGAATTAGCAAAAGATATTTTATTCGGACAATTGCGTCTTGTAATTGCAACCATGACTATTGAAGAAATCAATTCTGACCGTGATAAATTTCTAGATAATATTTCAAAAAACGTTGACAGCGAATTAAAGAAAATTGGTTTAAAACTAATTAACGTAAACGTTACCGATATTAAAGATGAATCCGGCTATATTGAGGCATTAGGAAAAGAAGCTGCAGCAAAAGCTATTAATGAAGCAAAAATAAGTGTGGCTCAACAAGAAAAAATCGGAGAAACCGGTAAAGCTCTTGCTGACAGAGAAAAAGACACTCAAATAGCTGAAACCCACAGAGACAGAGATGTAAAAATCGCCATTACTCAAAAAGACAGAGAAATCAGTATTGCGACTGCTTCTAAAGATGAAACAATTGGAAAAGCAGAAGCCGAAAGAGACACAAGAGTAAAAACATCTGAAGCAAATGCTATCGCAATACAAGGAGAAAATGAATCAAAGATCGCTATTGCAAATTCAGAGGCACTACGTAGAGAAAAAGAAGCTGAATCAATGCGTATTGCAATAACTGCAGAGAAAGTTCAACAGGCAAGAGCTTTGGAAGAATCATATGTCGCAGAACAAAAAGCTGAATTGGCTCGTTCTGAAAGAGAACGTTCTACACAAATTGCAAACATCGTGGTTCCTGCTGAAATAGCAAAACAAAGAGCAATTATTGAGGCGCAGGCTGCTGCAGAAACAATAAGAGAAAATGCCAAAGGTGAGGCAGATGCTATTTTTGCTAAAATGGAAGCAGAAGCAAAAGGTCTTTTTGAAATATTAACTAAACAAGCCGAAGGTTATAAAGAGGTTGTTGCCGCTGCTGGCGGAGATCCAACCAAAGCTTTCCAATTATTGCTTTTAGAGAAACTTCCCGAATTGGTTAGAACTCAGGTCGAAGCTGTTAAAAACATCAAAATCGATAAAATTACAGTGTGGGATTCTGGAAATGGTCAAGGGGAAAATGGAAATTCATCAACTGCGAACTTTGTTTCAGGAATGATGAAAACAGTTCCGCCATTGAACGATTTATTTAATATGGCTGGACTTAATTTACCAACTTACTTAAAAGGTGAAGATATTCCTAAGGTTCTCCCAATAATTGAAGAACCACAAAAAGAGGAATAA
- a CDS encoding chloramphenicol acetyltransferase, which translates to MKTLLDLENWNRKEHFAHFSKMEEPFFGATVQIDCTKAYQTAKSLNVSFFIFYLHKTLVAVNAIENFRYRISEGKIYINDRIDASATIGREDGTFGFSLIEYNPDFKVFEQNALAEIERIQNTTGLFTRSFDDDNVIHFSAIPWLNFTSLSHARSYTFPDSCPKISFGKMITSETGKRTIAMSVHVHHGLMDGLHLGQFTDHFQELMNGN; encoded by the coding sequence ATGAAAACACTTTTAGATTTAGAAAACTGGAACAGAAAAGAACATTTTGCACATTTCAGTAAAATGGAAGAACCTTTTTTTGGTGCTACTGTCCAAATTGATTGTACAAAAGCGTATCAAACCGCAAAAAGTCTTAATGTTTCTTTCTTTATTTTTTATCTTCATAAAACTTTGGTTGCTGTAAATGCAATTGAAAATTTCAGATATAGAATTTCCGAAGGTAAAATCTATATTAATGACCGTATTGATGCTTCGGCAACAATTGGCCGTGAGGATGGCACTTTTGGTTTTTCTTTAATAGAATATAATCCTGATTTTAAGGTTTTCGAACAAAATGCTCTGGCAGAAATCGAGCGAATTCAAAACACAACCGGACTTTTTACAAGATCGTTTGATGACGATAATGTCATACATTTCTCGGCAATTCCGTGGTTAAATTTTACATCGCTTTCGCATGCCAGAAGTTATACGTTTCCGGATAGCTGTCCTAAAATTTCTTTTGGAAAAATGATTACTTCCGAAACCGGAAAAAGAACAATTGCAATGTCTGTTCATGTACATCATGGCTTAATGGATGGCTTACATTTGGGTCAGTTTACAGATCATTTTCAGGAATTAATGAACGGAAATTAG
- a CDS encoding single-stranded DNA-binding protein: MNAMKNRVQLIGNAGNDPEIKTLENGKKLAHLTIATNDRYTNDKGEKVEQTEWHRVTAWGKTAEIIEKYVVKGKEVAIEGKLTHRSYDDKNGEKKYITEVVVSEILLLSK; encoded by the coding sequence ATGAACGCCATGAAAAACAGAGTACAATTAATTGGGAATGCAGGGAATGATCCGGAAATTAAAACATTAGAAAATGGGAAAAAATTAGCTCATTTAACGATTGCAACAAATGACAGATACACAAATGATAAAGGCGAAAAAGTAGAACAAACCGAATGGCATCGTGTTACCGCCTGGGGAAAAACTGCCGAAATTATCGAGAAATATGTTGTAAAAGGTAAAGAAGTAGCGATTGAAGGAAAACTAACCCACAGAAGTTACGATGATAAAAATGGAGAAAAGAAATATATAACCGAAGTTGTTGTCAGTGAAATTTTATTGCTAAGTAAATAG
- a CDS encoding OmpA family protein has protein sequence MKKIVIILACSLGLTNLHAQTEAEKNTVNDYNKWSVELAGGVNKPQSPMTQDYFTSTPSFWVGDLGVRYMFNNKFGLKADFGYNSFTGKNNSVDFDSKYYRADLQAVANLGRIMNFESWTKTIGLLGHAGFGVAQLENKDLHVKDRMGNFIAGVTGQIRLSDRFALTGDFTTIVNASQDLTFDCACPVQSRGFNGVLFNGTVGLNVYLGKNTKHADWVVISQEFDSSALENKIADLDALVKKIPEKQVIIEKPVTTTVVNDKDLLKEMIDAKYYSVYFDFNKATPIENSTAALDVVLTYLRKNPSANLDILGYADQVGSSEYNEKLSNLRANNVKTILEKAGIASSRLNVVAQGADTSIQKDSEEARRLARRVTFKIR, from the coding sequence ATGAAAAAAATTGTAATTATTCTAGCATGTTCTCTAGGTTTAACGAACCTTCATGCACAAACAGAAGCAGAAAAAAACACTGTAAACGACTACAACAAATGGTCTGTAGAATTAGCGGGAGGTGTTAATAAACCGCAAAGCCCGATGACACAAGATTATTTTACTTCTACACCAAGCTTTTGGGTAGGTGATTTGGGAGTAAGATATATGTTTAACAACAAGTTTGGTTTAAAAGCAGATTTTGGATATAACAGTTTTACCGGAAAAAACAATTCAGTAGACTTTGATTCAAAATATTACAGAGCAGATCTACAAGCTGTTGCAAACTTAGGCAGAATCATGAACTTTGAATCATGGACTAAAACAATTGGTTTATTAGGTCATGCAGGTTTTGGTGTAGCTCAGTTAGAAAACAAAGACTTACATGTTAAAGACAGAATGGGTAATTTTATTGCTGGTGTTACCGGACAAATAAGATTATCTGACAGATTTGCTTTAACGGGTGATTTTACAACTATTGTAAATGCGTCGCAAGATTTAACTTTTGACTGTGCATGTCCTGTTCAATCAAGAGGTTTTAACGGTGTACTTTTTAACGGAACTGTTGGTTTAAATGTTTACTTGGGTAAAAACACAAAACATGCTGACTGGGTTGTTATTTCGCAAGAGTTTGATAGTTCTGCATTAGAAAACAAAATCGCAGATCTTGACGCGTTAGTAAAGAAAATACCAGAGAAGCAAGTAATTATAGAAAAACCAGTTACTACAACAGTAGTAAATGATAAAGATCTTTTGAAAGAAATGATCGATGCTAAATATTACAGTGTTTATTTTGACTTTAATAAAGCGACTCCAATTGAAAATTCAACAGCTGCACTTGATGTTGTTTTGACATATTTAAGAAAAAATCCTTCGGCTAATCTTGATATTTTAGGTTATGCAGATCAGGTTGGTAGTTCAGAATACAACGAAAAATTATCAAATTTGAGAGCTAATAATGTAAAAACCATTCTTGAAAAAGCGGGTATTGCATCTTCAAGATTAAATGTAGTTGCTCAAGGTGCAGATACTTCAATCCAAAAAGATTCTGAAGAAGCAAGAAGGCTGGCGAGAAGAGTTACTTTTAAAATAAGATAA
- a CDS encoding HAD family hydrolase, with protein MLHKSKIPNLKVIAFDADDTLFVNEPYFQETEHKFCALMEDYLSHQGISQELFKIEIANLPLYGYGIKGYILSMIEAAMNISNNTIPVEVIQKIIQYGKELLEKPIELLDGIEETLQALQGKYKLVVATKGDLKDQHSKLHRSGLGHYFHHIEVMSDKQTVDYEKLIGRLDIQPNEFLMIGNSLKSDVLPVLEIGGYAVHIPFHTTWEHEKINHKVEHEHFSSFEKISEVLHNLQ; from the coding sequence ATGTTACATAAAAGCAAAATACCAAACTTAAAAGTAATCGCATTTGATGCCGACGATACTTTATTTGTAAATGAACCTTACTTTCAGGAAACTGAACATAAATTTTGCGCTTTGATGGAAGATTATCTTTCACATCAGGGCATTTCGCAGGAATTATTTAAAATCGAAATCGCAAATTTACCTTTGTACGGTTACGGAATCAAAGGTTATATCTTGTCGATGATTGAAGCGGCGATGAATATTTCGAACAATACAATTCCGGTTGAAGTAATTCAGAAAATCATTCAATACGGAAAAGAATTACTCGAAAAACCAATTGAACTTCTGGACGGAATCGAAGAAACACTGCAGGCTTTACAAGGAAAATACAAATTGGTTGTTGCCACAAAAGGCGACTTAAAAGACCAGCACAGTAAATTGCACCGTTCTGGTTTAGGACATTATTTTCACCATATCGAAGTCATGTCAGACAAACAAACTGTTGATTACGAAAAATTAATTGGTCGTTTAGATATCCAGCCGAATGAGTTTTTAATGATCGGAAATTCATTAAAATCAGATGTTTTACCGGTTTTGGAAATTGGCGGTTATGCAGTTCATATTCCGTTTCATACCACTTGGGAACACGAAAAAATCAATCACAAAGTAGAGCACGAACATTTTAGTTCTTTTGAAAAAATTTCTGAAGTGCTCCATAATTTACAATAA
- a CDS encoding DMT family transporter, which yields MKITKPRLALICGILCISIFPILIKLKLAPGLISAFYRMTFAVILLLPYVLITKSFKMPKTKFLLLAMLCGILFSSDVAVWNIAIQDSSATQASLLTNLSPLWVGIGSFFFLKVKPATNFWIGTVVSLFGMITLVGFSFFMDLNFDKAFLFAVLSGILYSIYLLVSKKVLSDVDVLSFMTISLFASSIYLGILCYCLDQPFTGFSDTCWFVLILQAVICQLCAWLSISYATQHMRATRVSLSLLSQAVITSVLAWLFLEEQITLQMVFGGIILLLGIRITFYDKTISFKGLFSRN from the coding sequence ATGAAAATCACCAAACCTAGACTAGCCTTAATCTGCGGAATACTTTGTATTTCGATATTTCCTATATTGATAAAACTTAAATTAGCACCTGGATTAATTTCTGCTTTTTATCGAATGACTTTTGCGGTGATTTTACTTTTGCCTTATGTGCTTATTACAAAAAGCTTCAAAATGCCAAAGACGAAATTCTTGCTTCTCGCAATGCTTTGTGGTATTTTATTCTCATCAGATGTTGCTGTTTGGAATATCGCCATTCAGGATTCAAGCGCGACTCAGGCTTCGTTGTTGACGAATTTATCTCCGCTTTGGGTTGGAATTGGTTCTTTTTTCTTCTTGAAGGTAAAACCCGCAACAAATTTCTGGATTGGAACCGTAGTTTCGTTATTTGGAATGATCACTTTGGTTGGCTTTAGCTTTTTTATGGATTTGAATTTTGATAAGGCTTTTCTTTTTGCAGTTTTATCCGGAATCTTATATTCGATTTATCTTTTGGTCAGCAAAAAAGTGCTTTCAGATGTTGATGTTCTTTCGTTTATGACCATTAGTTTATTTGCGTCGAGCATTTACTTAGGAATACTTTGTTATTGCTTAGATCAGCCTTTTACGGGATTTTCAGATACGTGTTGGTTTGTATTAATACTTCAAGCGGTTATTTGTCAATTGTGCGCTTGGCTTTCTATCAGTTATGCAACACAACATATGCGTGCAACCAGAGTTTCGCTAAGTTTATTGAGTCAGGCTGTAATTACTTCTGTTTTGGCTTGGTTGTTTTTGGAAGAACAAATAACTTTACAAATGGTTTTTGGCGGAATCATTTTGCTTCTCGGAATCAGAATTACTTTTTACGATAAAACTATATCTTTTAAGGGATTGTTTTCTAGGAATTAG
- a CDS encoding NfeD family protein, which yields MELLENLPYLLKSFWYIAIPTSLIFIIQAIITFTGLDLTDGIESDFDTDLNNGSSDFQLFSLRNLINFLLGFSWTGISFYKIINNQLLLILLSLAMGVLFIILFFFIIRQVQKLAEDNSFKIINTLHKTAEVYLTIPENKKGKGKIMISVNGAFHELEAMTENERIPSGTVVKVVKIENNNILIVETI from the coding sequence ATGGAGCTTTTAGAAAACTTACCTTACTTACTTAAATCCTTTTGGTATATAGCTATTCCCACAAGTTTAATTTTTATTATTCAAGCCATCATAACATTTACAGGTTTAGACTTAACAGATGGTATAGAATCGGATTTTGATACAGATCTAAATAACGGAAGTAGTGATTTTCAGCTTTTTTCTCTAAGAAACTTAATAAATTTTCTTTTAGGATTTAGCTGGACAGGAATTTCTTTTTATAAAATTATTAATAACCAGCTATTACTCATCCTTCTGTCTCTAGCAATGGGAGTTTTATTTATTATTCTTTTTTTCTTTATTATCAGACAAGTGCAAAAATTAGCCGAAGACAATTCGTTTAAAATTATAAATACATTACATAAAACCGCCGAAGTCTATTTAACGATTCCCGAAAACAAAAAAGGAAAAGGCAAAATCATGATTAGCGTAAACGGTGCATTTCATGAATTAGAAGCTATGACAGAAAATGAAAGAATCCCCTCAGGAACAGTTGTTAAAGTAGTAAAAATAGAAAACAACAATATTTTAATAGTAGAAACAATTTAA
- a CDS encoding CDGSH iron-sulfur domain-containing protein: protein MSKTKLIINKNGSIKIEGDFEIMDAEGTVYGLQGRSALGLCRCGLSNNKPFCDGGHRNNFEHDSIAFDLPPMKTN, encoded by the coding sequence ATGAGCAAGACAAAATTAATCATCAATAAAAACGGATCTATAAAAATCGAAGGCGACTTTGAAATCATGGATGCTGAAGGAACTGTATACGGACTTCAGGGAAGATCTGCATTAGGACTTTGCCGTTGTGGATTATCGAACAATAAACCTTTTTGCGATGGTGGACACCGCAATAATTTCGAACACGATTCAATTGCGTTTGATTTACCGCCAATGAAAACGAACTAA
- a CDS encoding DUF2461 domain-containing protein produces the protein MKNQIIIPKSSLDFLQQLKQNNNKPWFEENKPQYLTELNYIETFAGALLQELSKTDVLETASGKKSVYRIYRDIRFAKDKTPFKTFWGGSFTRATSTRRGGYYFHLEKGNSFFAGGFWGPNAADLKRIRSEFAHDSGTMQKILKSKSFVSTFGTLQGEQLKTAPKGFDITHEAIDLLRYKQFLIIKRFTDDEVLSSQFLEQALETCKNMRPFFDYMSEILTTDINGASIL, from the coding sequence ATGAAAAACCAGATTATTATACCCAAATCAAGTCTTGATTTTTTACAGCAGCTTAAACAAAACAATAACAAACCCTGGTTTGAAGAAAATAAGCCACAGTATTTAACCGAATTAAATTATATAGAAACCTTTGCAGGTGCTTTGCTTCAGGAACTTTCTAAAACCGATGTTTTAGAAACCGCTTCGGGCAAAAAAAGTGTATACAGAATTTATCGTGATATTCGATTTGCTAAAGACAAAACTCCTTTTAAAACTTTTTGGGGAGGCAGTTTTACACGAGCAACAAGTACAAGACGCGGCGGCTATTATTTTCATCTGGAAAAAGGAAACAGTTTCTTTGCCGGCGGATTCTGGGGACCAAACGCTGCCGATTTAAAACGAATAAGAAGTGAGTTTGCACACGATTCCGGAACAATGCAAAAGATATTAAAATCAAAGTCTTTTGTGAGCACTTTTGGAACTTTGCAAGGCGAACAGCTTAAAACAGCACCAAAAGGTTTTGATATAACTCATGAAGCTATCGATTTACTTCGCTACAAACAGTTCCTGATTATTAAACGCTTTACAGATGATGAAGTATTAAGTTCGCAGTTTTTAGAACAGGCTTTAGAAACATGTAAAAATATGAGACCGTTTTTTGATTATATGAGCGAAATCCTTACTACGGATATAAACGGCGCATCGATTTTATAA
- a CDS encoding ferritin gives MLSKNIEAALNKQIRIEAESSQTYLSMACWAEVHGLEGIAQFMYTQSDEERAHMLKLVKYVNERGGHAQITDLKAPKTSYSTFKEMFEALYNHEIFVSESINELVHITFEEKDYATHNFLQWYVAEQIEEEATAKSILDKINLIGDDKGGLYLFDRDIQQLTVTSSIAINPK, from the coding sequence ATGCTATCAAAAAATATCGAAGCAGCTTTAAATAAGCAAATACGCATAGAGGCAGAATCTTCGCAAACCTACCTTTCTATGGCTTGTTGGGCTGAAGTACACGGATTAGAAGGAATCGCTCAATTTATGTACACACAATCAGACGAAGAGCGCGCACACATGCTTAAACTTGTAAAGTATGTAAACGAACGCGGAGGTCACGCTCAGATTACAGATCTAAAAGCGCCTAAAACTTCTTACTCTACATTTAAAGAAATGTTTGAAGCACTTTATAACCATGAAATTTTTGTTTCAGAATCTATTAACGAACTGGTTCACATAACTTTTGAAGAAAAAGATTATGCAACACACAATTTCCTGCAATGGTATGTAGCAGAACAAATCGAAGAAGAAGCTACTGCTAAATCTATTTTAGATAAAATCAACTTAATTGGTGATGATAAAGGCGGACTTTACTTGTTTGATCGTGATATTCAACAATTAACGGTTACAAGCTCGATCGCTATTAACCCAAAATAA
- a CDS encoding PhzF family phenazine biosynthesis protein yields MEQRKALEYYVLDVFSNKSYRGNPLSVVFTDGILDLATYQNISKEFGYSETSFVYYSTKQKALNVRSFTPTGIEIDGAGHNLLGAVCGALLKKMPIFEDQNESEPFVIMKNSPIPLTVSFDPVTQYPVVQMHQKSAVIKQEIPTYRIAVALGLKIEDLDVNAFVPTIVKTEVAHTMVPIKNSQILNNCIPDNQLLIEISKEYKFEGFYCFTIADENQEHIIETRFFNPIIGINEDPATGTAAGPLIGFLTQKKFTKSDKEYKILQGVKLKQPSLIEVMHREEDILVGGSSIITMKGELYL; encoded by the coding sequence ATGGAACAAAGAAAAGCATTAGAATATTATGTTTTAGATGTATTCTCGAATAAAAGTTACAGAGGAAATCCATTATCTGTAGTTTTTACTGATGGAATTTTAGATTTGGCAACTTATCAAAATATCTCTAAAGAATTTGGCTATTCTGAAACTTCTTTTGTTTATTATTCTACAAAACAAAAAGCGCTCAATGTTCGTTCGTTTACACCAACCGGAATTGAAATCGATGGTGCAGGACATAATTTACTGGGCGCAGTTTGTGGTGCGCTACTCAAAAAAATGCCCATTTTTGAAGATCAAAATGAAAGTGAGCCTTTTGTGATCATGAAAAATTCGCCAATACCATTAACGGTAAGTTTTGATCCGGTTACACAATATCCTGTGGTGCAAATGCATCAAAAATCGGCAGTGATTAAACAAGAAATTCCAACATATAGAATTGCGGTTGCGCTTGGTTTAAAAATTGAAGATTTAGACGTAAATGCTTTTGTTCCCACAATTGTTAAAACAGAAGTTGCACATACGATGGTTCCTATAAAAAACAGTCAAATACTCAATAACTGCATTCCTGATAATCAGCTTTTAATAGAAATTTCAAAAGAATATAAGTTTGAAGGGTTTTATTGTTTCACTATTGCTGATGAAAATCAGGAACATATAATCGAAACGCGATTTTTCAATCCAATAATCGGAATAAATGAAGATCCCGCGACTGGAACGGCTGCCGGACCTCTAATTGGATTTCTGACTCAAAAGAAATTTACTAAATCAGACAAAGAATATAAAATCCTGCAAGGTGTCAAGTTAAAACAGCCTTCGCTGATTGAAGTGATGCATCGCGAAGAAGATATTCTCGTTGGCGGTTCATCGATTATAACCATGAAAGGAGAATTATATCTATAA
- the metG gene encoding methionine--tRNA ligase has product MIQNPKRYTITAALPYTNGPIHIGHLAGVYVPADIYSRYLRLQGKDVAFICGSDEHGVAISMKAKKEGITPQEVIDKYDGIIRKSFADFGISFDNYSRTSAKIHHDTAQEFFRKLYDNGDFIEEVTEQLYDAKADQFLADRFVVGTCPRCGNEGAYGDQCENCGSTLNATDLINPKSTITGETPILKSTKHWFLPLDRYTEFLTEWILVEHKNDWKPNVYGQVKSWVDGGLEPRAVTRDLDWGIDVPVEGAEGKKLYVWFDAPIGYISSTKEWALREGKDWEPYWKDEDTKLVHFIGKDNIVFHCIIFPAMLKAEGSYILPDNVPANEFLNLEGNKLSTSKNWAVWLHEYLEEFPEKQDVLRYALTSNAPETKDNDFTWKDFQARNNNELVAIFGNFINRVVVLTNKYYDGFIPTPNELSEVDENTLAELKAYPAVISSSVERYRFREALGELMNVARLGNKYLADEEPWKVMKDNPERVKTQMYIALQIAAALSVLAEPFLPFTAAKLSRILKNEGKLKWNDVAENSELIPDGHQIGEAELLFAKIEDEEIQKQIDKLEATKTANLAENKQVEPQKDLIQYEDFAKMDLRVGTIIEAEKMPKANKLLVLKIDTGIDVRTIVSGIAESFSPEEIIGKRVTVLANLAPRALRGVESQGMILMTTNAEGKLVFVNPDTDAPNGETIN; this is encoded by the coding sequence ATGATACAAAATCCAAAGAGATATACTATTACGGCGGCTTTGCCTTACACCAACGGACCTATACATATTGGGCATTTGGCGGGGGTTTACGTGCCTGCAGATATTTATTCGAGATATTTACGTTTGCAAGGAAAAGACGTTGCGTTTATTTGCGGAAGCGATGAACATGGCGTTGCAATTTCGATGAAAGCTAAAAAAGAAGGAATTACACCACAAGAAGTTATTGATAAATATGACGGAATTATTAGAAAATCATTTGCTGATTTCGGAATTTCGTTTGATAATTATTCCCGAACTTCGGCTAAAATTCATCATGATACGGCTCAGGAATTTTTTAGAAAATTGTATGATAATGGCGATTTTATTGAAGAAGTAACGGAGCAATTGTACGATGCAAAAGCAGATCAGTTTCTGGCGGATCGTTTTGTAGTAGGAACTTGCCCAAGATGCGGTAATGAAGGAGCTTATGGCGATCAATGCGAAAATTGCGGATCGACTTTGAATGCGACAGATTTGATTAATCCAAAATCGACAATTACAGGAGAAACTCCAATCTTGAAATCTACAAAACACTGGTTTTTACCTCTTGACCGCTATACTGAATTCTTAACAGAATGGATTCTTGTTGAACATAAAAACGACTGGAAACCAAACGTGTACGGACAAGTTAAATCGTGGGTTGATGGCGGACTTGAACCTCGCGCCGTAACGCGTGACCTTGATTGGGGAATTGATGTTCCGGTTGAAGGTGCTGAAGGAAAAAAATTATACGTTTGGTTTGATGCGCCTATCGGATATATTTCGTCTACGAAAGAATGGGCATTGCGCGAAGGAAAAGATTGGGAACCATACTGGAAAGACGAAGACACGAAACTGGTTCATTTTATTGGGAAAGACAACATTGTTTTTCACTGTATTATTTTCCCGGCGATGCTTAAAGCCGAAGGAAGCTATATTTTGCCGGACAATGTTCCTGCAAATGAATTTTTGAATTTGGAAGGAAACAAACTTTCGACTTCGAAAAACTGGGCAGTTTGGCTGCATGAATATTTAGAAGAATTTCCGGAGAAACAAGATGTTTTACGTTATGCATTGACATCAAACGCACCGGAAACTAAGGATAACGATTTTACATGGAAAGATTTCCAGGCGAGAAACAACAACGAATTGGTTGCTATTTTCGGGAATTTTATTAATCGTGTTGTGGTTTTAACCAATAAATATTACGACGGATTTATCCCGACACCTAACGAATTATCTGAGGTTGACGAAAATACTTTGGCAGAATTAAAAGCGTATCCAGCCGTGATTTCAAGTTCGGTTGAGCGTTATAGATTCCGTGAAGCTCTTGGCGAATTGATGAATGTTGCGCGTTTAGGAAATAAATATCTTGCCGATGAAGAGCCTTGGAAAGTGATGAAAGACAATCCTGAAAGAGTAAAAACTCAAATGTATATTGCCTTGCAAATTGCTGCTGCTTTGAGCGTTTTGGCTGAGCCATTTTTACCTTTTACTGCGGCAAAATTGTCAAGAATATTGAAAAACGAAGGCAAATTGAAATGGAATGATGTTGCCGAAAATTCAGAATTGATTCCGGATGGTCACCAAATTGGTGAAGCCGAATTATTATTCGCAAAAATTGAAGACGAAGAAATACAAAAACAAATAGATAAATTGGAAGCTACAAAAACTGCAAATCTTGCTGAAAACAAACAAGTAGAACCTCAAAAAGATTTGATTCAATATGAGGATTTTGCTAAAATGGATTTACGCGTAGGAACTATTATTGAAGCCGAAAAAATGCCAAAAGCAAACAAACTTCTGGTGCTAAAAATTGATACCGGAATTGACGTTCGCACAATCGTTTCAGGAATTGCCGAAAGCTTTTCGCCAGAAGAAATCATTGGAAAACGTGTTACAGTTTTGGCAAATTTAGCACCAAGAGCTTTACGCGGAGTTGAAAGTCAAGGTATGATCTTAATGACAACAAACGCCGAAGGAAAATTAGTATTCGTAAATCCTGATACTGATGCTCCAAATGGAGAAACTATAAATTAA